One part of the Mesomycoplasma conjunctivae genome encodes these proteins:
- a CDS encoding oxidoreductase: MKKKVFEHFYIKNRLLKNRFVNSPINLNLAKNGFVCQEDINFALRRAHSAAITITGGLYVSENGRLFDYGIGISDDKFIPGLSVLAEAMKKKGSLAIAQLIHAGSHSLAFLKDSGYTVGPSANFLHTPVAHTVYSLTKQEIQEIIEDYKQATRRAIIAGFDGIEISSAQKLLPQEFFSSFSNKRLDDYSSLTLENRSRFLIDIFQGVKQVVEELQPDNFIVGYRCTPEETRGEDLGYRIEDFLAFINLLLKNKIKIDYLAIASWGRNIFLNKVRSKGKYYNQLINKVVYEFLDQRIPLIVSGSINSKQKIEQAIAYGDFVGLSSAFVSDPELVTKIRDNQEIKLDISTDELEELAIPQSAFQNIFQYFSYGESLTEQSRKILDKNSKKL; this comes from the coding sequence ATGAAAAAGAAGGTATTTGAACACTTTTATATCAAAAATAGGTTGTTAAAAAATCGCTTTGTTAATTCGCCAATAAATTTAAATTTAGCAAAAAATGGCTTTGTTTGTCAAGAAGATATAAATTTTGCACTTCGTCGCGCTCACTCAGCAGCTATAACAATTACAGGGGGACTCTATGTAAGTGAAAATGGCCGTTTATTTGATTATGGCATTGGTATTAGCGATGACAAATTTATTCCTGGCTTGTCTGTCTTGGCAGAGGCGATGAAGAAAAAGGGTTCTTTAGCAATTGCCCAACTAATTCATGCTGGCTCACATTCTTTAGCTTTTTTAAAGGATTCAGGCTATACTGTAGGTCCGAGTGCTAATTTTTTACACACACCTGTTGCCCACACTGTCTATAGTTTAACTAAACAAGAAATTCAAGAGATTATTGAAGACTACAAACAAGCCACACGGAGAGCAATTATTGCCGGTTTTGATGGTATTGAGATTAGCTCAGCGCAAAAATTGTTGCCCCAAGAATTTTTTTCATCTTTTAGTAACAAACGTTTGGATGACTATTCAAGTTTAACACTAGAAAATCGCTCGCGCTTTTTAATAGATATTTTTCAAGGTGTTAAGCAAGTCGTAGAAGAATTACAACCAGATAATTTTATTGTTGGTTATCGTTGCACTCCCGAAGAGACTCGTGGTGAAGACTTAGGTTATAGAATTGAAGATTTTTTAGCATTTATTAATCTTTTGTTAAAAAACAAAATCAAAATTGATTATTTAGCAATTGCTAGTTGAGGGAGAAACATTTTTTTAAATAAAGTGCGCTCAAAAGGCAAATATTATAATCAATTAATAAATAAAGTTGTCTATGAATTTTTAGATCAAAGAATTCCACTAATAGTTAGTGGTTCAATTAATAGCAAACAAAAAATTGAACAAGCTATTGCATATGGTGATTTTGTTGGTCTAAGCTCAGCTTTTGTTAGTGATCCTGAATTAGTTACAAAAATTAGAGATAATCAAGAAATCAAATTAGATATTAGCACAGATGAGCTAGAGGAATTAGCAATTCCACAATCAGCTTTTCAAAATATTTTTCAATATTTTTCTTATGGTGAATCACTTACAGAACAATCAAGAAAAATTCTTGATAAAAACTCTAAAAAGCTATAA
- a CDS encoding P97 family adhesin, producing MNNKQLLIGLGTAAAGITVFGVAVGLSAKIEYTKGDPQKAVKDLASKVDNVAFGTSVFPIDANYTTIKKDLFDDQNKLRSDVDLTRIINFYENKDNKLQQIIDGSSKARLQPHFEFLDFSFDDATQSFTVKYRVQQDLASGKTAYSDIYSKTIFVADRAKFFLNDFQSSFLKTFTGTLQANGLVELQESEEQNKNNIKIPALLRSQDFQREVNSARNASQAQSIINSYFKNFSDLIKQVETSNSNKLPKIGGKIFDVSLVYDSYTNSYIRLDENANPTLAIRIKFSESAKEILSNFKDINVQVIQHISLVDQAGKSFFTTTENIINNLGIQQITPADLFKEVRTPAAPVTPVTPAAAQPTASQSSAAVTQQQTGQQTSTGTTANTNTTTTTQNTKIDISTLSAFDFVDSFQQTAFASQSKKAEFLKQFVNDFLRLPLTTTLGDLSDYQKAGKEFSGIEYDFDANNIRVVANAENTAFDVQIPTKIKLKSSFFGGNSNEIIAQKETTFTLVGFKTNSEILKAQQSEKLTDSTLVLPSFEKLFYYKLNPLPLSEKSLKVLEVLNSKDGGIVKDGLRPLSKDEVTNLIASKKFDELAKTVGDPANYDYDFEDQKTKVAAWAGKLNLPTLEDISKFSTDRTVFAKDRSIYSLNSGKFFRNPNEVASFYASLIAQGPEKAAQSLFSLAKSFGLIEKKCNI from the coding sequence ATGAATAACAAACAGTTACTCATTGGTCTTGGAACAGCAGCCGCTGGTATAACAGTATTTGGTGTTGCAGTCGGATTATCTGCAAAAATCGAATATACTAAAGGTGACCCACAAAAAGCCGTAAAAGATCTTGCTTCTAAAGTGGATAACGTTGCTTTTGGGACTTCGGTTTTTCCAATAGATGCAAACTATACAACAATTAAAAAAGACTTATTTGATGATCAAAATAAACTAAGAAGTGATGTTGATTTAACAAGAATCATCAACTTCTATGAAAATAAAGACAACAAATTACAACAAATAATAGATGGTTCAAGTAAAGCAAGACTTCAACCACATTTTGAGTTTTTAGATTTCAGTTTTGATGATGCAACCCAAAGTTTTACAGTTAAGTATCGTGTACAACAAGATTTAGCTTCTGGAAAGACTGCTTATTCTGACATTTATAGTAAAACTATTTTTGTTGCTGATCGTGCAAAATTTTTCTTAAATGATTTTCAATCTAGTTTTTTAAAAACCTTTACTGGAACTTTACAAGCTAATGGTCTTGTTGAATTACAAGAATCAGAAGAACAAAATAAAAATAATATTAAAATTCCTGCATTACTACGTAGTCAAGACTTTCAAAGAGAAGTAAACTCGGCAAGAAACGCTTCTCAAGCACAATCTATTATTAATTCATACTTTAAAAATTTTAGTGATTTAATTAAACAAGTAGAGACATCTAATAGCAATAAATTGCCAAAAATTGGTGGCAAAATTTTTGATGTTAGCTTAGTCTATGATTCATATACTAATTCATATATTCGTTTAGATGAAAATGCTAATCCTACTTTAGCAATTCGTATTAAATTTAGTGAAAGCGCTAAAGAAATTTTATCTAATTTTAAAGATATTAATGTACAAGTAATTCAACACATTAGCTTAGTAGATCAAGCAGGAAAATCCTTTTTCACAACTACAGAAAATATCATTAATAATTTAGGTATTCAACAAATAACTCCAGCTGATCTATTTAAAGAAGTACGAACTCCAGCAGCGCCAGTTACACCTGTAACACCTGCAGCAGCACAACCAACTGCTAGTCAATCATCAGCAGCAGTTACTCAACAACAAACTGGGCAACAAACCAGTACTGGTACCACTGCAAATACAAATACAACTACAACAACTCAAAATACTAAAATAGATATAAGTACTCTTAGTGCTTTTGATTTTGTTGATAGTTTTCAGCAAACTGCTTTTGCTAGTCAATCTAAAAAAGCAGAGTTTTTAAAGCAATTTGTTAATGACTTTTTAAGATTACCGCTTACTACAACATTAGGTGATTTAAGTGATTATCAAAAAGCAGGAAAAGAATTTAGTGGTATTGAATATGATTTTGATGCAAATAATATCCGCGTTGTTGCAAATGCTGAAAACACTGCTTTTGATGTGCAAATTCCAACAAAAATTAAATTAAAATCTAGTTTCTTTGGTGGAAATTCAAATGAAATTATTGCACAAAAAGAAACTACTTTTACCTTAGTTGGATTTAAAACTAATTCTGAAATTCTTAAAGCACAACAATCAGAAAAACTAACAGATTCTACTTTAGTTTTACCAAGTTTTGAAAAATTATTTTACTATAAACTAAATCCATTACCTTTAAGTGAAAAATCACTTAAAGTATTAGAAGTTCTTAACAGCAAAGATGGTGGAATAGTAAAAGATGGTCTAAGACCGTTAAGTAAAGACGAAGTTACTAATTTAATTGCAAGCAAAAAATTTGATGAATTAGCAAAAACAGTTGGTGATCCAGCTAACTATGACTATGATTTTGAAGATCAAAAAACCAAAGTTGCAGCTTGAGCTGGCAAATTAAATTTACCAACACTTGAAGATATTTCTAAATTTAGTACTGATAGAACAGTATTTGCTAAAGATCGCTCCATTTATTCACTTAACTCTGGTAAATTCTTTAGAAACCCAAATGAAGTAGCTAGTTTCTATGCTAGTTTAATTGCTCAAGGTCCAGAAAAAGCAGCTCAATCACTATTCAGTTTAGCAAAATCATTTGGATTAATAGAAAAAAAATGTAACATTTAA